One window from the genome of Oncorhynchus clarkii lewisi isolate Uvic-CL-2024 unplaced genomic scaffold, UVic_Ocla_1.0 unplaced_contig_12117_pilon_pilon, whole genome shotgun sequence encodes:
- the LOC139405472 gene encoding stromal membrane-associated protein 2-like has translation PRWASWNLGIFICIRCAGIHRNLGVHISRVKSVNLDQWTQEQIQCVQEMGNAKARRLYEAFLPECFIRPETDQSAEMFIRDKYEKKKYMDKILDVNRLRKEKSCENIPKEPVVFEKMKLKRENSPKTQTQSPSISDLLGLDDPAPHAAISNGRSSSGERGSPLVAKPATVHSDLNLFSSLPASSSTNTTPVGSSMPRGCVATSVPENLSLFLDSAPRQEGSRTKMSKDSILSLYATTPTSHQNLAARAGLYMNPAQLGYYGSYHSLATEGGAMGGAMVTSHSMMALSGQQQNGMMGGQQQSVMGAQQNGMVLAQQNGFMAQQGVMGQAVNTSPFMAGVPHSMINHQQSIMGAQQSVMMGAQQSVMMGAQQSGMMGVQQSGMMGAQQRGMMGAQQRGMMGSQQSGMMAAQQSGMMAAQQSGMMGAQQSGMMGAQQSGMMGVQHNSIMGAQQQSIIGRQQKGMTGGVASVPQQVQQDQCAITQMTQHMAGVNFYGTNTMTGYGSQHIGGPKTQTSNHMTTFHVWK, from the exons GTCCCAGATGGGCGTCATGGAACCTGGGTATATTCATCTGTATCCGCTGTGCTGGGATCCACAGGAACCTGGGCGTCCACATCTCCAGGGTCAAGTCTGTCAATCTGGACCAATGGACACAGGAACAGATACAG tgtgTTCAGGAGATGGGGAATGCCAAGGCCAGACGACTCTATGAAGCTTTCCTACCAGAATGTTTCATACGACCAGAGACTGACCA GTCAGCAGAGATGTTCATCAGGGACAAATATGAGAAGAAGAAGTACATGGACAAGATCCTAGATGTCAACAGGCttaga AAAGAGAAGAGCTGTGAAAACATCCCCAAGGAGCCAGTGGTGTTTGAGAAGATGAAGTTG AAGAGAGAAAACAGCCCAAAGACACAGACCCAGTCTCCGTCTATCTCAGACCTCCTAGGACTTG atgatCCTGCTCCCCATGCTGCTATATCCAATGGTAGGTCCAGctctggagagagggggagtcctCTGGTGGCTAAGCCAGCTACGGTGCACTCTGACCTGAATCTATTcagctctctgcctgcctcttcCTCCACCAACACCACG ccgGTGGGTAGCTCCATGCCCAGGGGTTGTGTGGCCACGTCGGTACCCGAGAACCTCAGCCTGTTCCTGGACTCAGCACCCAGACAGGAGGGCTCTAGGACAAAGATGTCTAAGgactccatcctctccctctatgCAACCACACCCACATCGCACCAGAACCTAGCTGCACGGG CTGGCCTGTACATGAACCCAGCCCAGCTGGGTTACTACGGATCGTACCATTCCCTGGCCACGGAGGGGGGAGCGATGGGAGGAGCCATGGTGACATCACACTCCATGATGGCCCTGAGTGGTCAGCAGCAGAACGGCATGATGGGAGGGCAACAGCAAAGCGTTATGGGAGCTCAGCAGAATGGAATGGTGTTAGCACAACAGAATGGCTTTATGGCTCAACAGGGTGTCATGGGGCAAGCAGTCAACACATCCCCGTTCATGGCAGGAGTGCCACACAGCATGATAAATCATCAGCAAAGCATTATGGGAGCTCAGCAGAGTGTTATGATGGGAGCTCAGCAGAGTGTTATGATGGGAGCTCAGCAGAGCGGCATGATGGGAGTTCAGCAGAGCGGCATGATGGGAGCTCAGCAGAGAGGCATGATGGGCGCTCAGCAGAGAGGCATGATGGGATCTCAGCAGAGCGGCATGATGGCAGCTCAGCAGAGCGGCATGATGGCAGCTCAGCAGAGCGGCATGATGGGAGCTCAGCAGAGCGGCATGATGGGAGCTCAGCAGAGCGGCATGATGGGAGTGCAACATAACAGCATCATGGGAGCACAGCAACAAAGCATCATTGGACGTCAACAGAAAGGCATGACGGGCGGAGTGGCGTCCGTGCCTCAGCAGGTACAGCAGGATCAGTGCGCCATCACTCAG ATGACCCAGCACATGGCGGGGGTGAACTTCTACGGCACCAACACCATGACGGGATACGGCAGTCAGCACATTGGCGGACCAAAGACTCAAACCTCCAACCACATGACGACGTTTCACGTCTGGAAGTGA